In Dyadobacter subterraneus, a single genomic region encodes these proteins:
- the spt gene encoding serine palmitoyltransferase, with amino-acid sequence MGNKLHARVSEFRDSKVIKERGLYPYFRPIESGQDTEVIIHGKKVLMFGSNSYLGLTNHPKVVEAAREATTKYGTGCAGSRFLNGTLDIHEELEKKLAIYTGKEASVLFSTGFQANLGALSSITGRNDYLILDDANHASIIDGSRLSFSKVVKYSHNNMDDLRNKLKNLPEDAIKLIATDGIFSMEGDIVKLPEMAAIAEEFGANIMVDDAHSLGVIGVNGSGTASHFGLTDKVDLIMGTFSKSFASLGGFIAADEETIEYLKHRARALMFSASMTPSSVASVLAALEIIENEPEHIERLWANTHYAKKLLLESGFDLGKTESPILPIYIRDNEKTFHITKILQEDGVFVNPVVSPAVHTTESLIRFSLMATHTFDQIEEAVDKMTKAYKQIYSDPIISESV; translated from the coding sequence ATGGGGAATAAACTACATGCCCGGGTTTCTGAATTCAGAGATTCGAAGGTAATTAAGGAAAGGGGTCTTTACCCTTATTTTAGGCCAATTGAATCAGGTCAGGATACTGAGGTAATCATTCATGGCAAAAAAGTGCTGATGTTTGGTTCAAATTCATATCTCGGCTTGACAAATCATCCTAAGGTAGTGGAAGCGGCACGTGAGGCAACTACCAAATACGGAACCGGGTGCGCAGGCTCACGTTTCCTGAATGGTACATTAGATATCCATGAAGAGTTAGAGAAAAAACTTGCAATCTACACCGGAAAAGAAGCTTCTGTACTTTTCAGTACCGGTTTTCAGGCTAATTTGGGTGCACTTTCAAGCATTACCGGAAGAAATGATTACCTGATCCTGGATGATGCAAATCATGCTTCTATTATTGATGGAAGCCGCTTATCGTTTTCGAAAGTGGTTAAATACAGCCATAATAATATGGATGATTTGAGAAACAAACTTAAAAATCTTCCTGAAGACGCTATCAAGCTTATTGCCACTGATGGTATTTTCAGTATGGAAGGTGATATCGTGAAGCTTCCTGAAATGGCGGCTATTGCAGAAGAGTTTGGTGCGAATATCATGGTGGATGATGCTCATAGTCTGGGTGTTATCGGCGTTAATGGCTCTGGAACTGCTTCACATTTTGGTCTTACGGATAAGGTGGATCTTATCATGGGTACTTTTAGTAAATCTTTTGCTTCACTTGGTGGGTTTATCGCTGCGGATGAAGAAACGATCGAATATCTGAAGCACCGTGCACGTGCTTTGATGTTCAGTGCCAGTATGACACCATCTTCTGTTGCAAGCGTTTTGGCTGCTCTCGAAATCATTGAAAATGAGCCTGAGCACATCGAAAGACTTTGGGCAAATACTCATTATGCTAAAAAATTGCTGCTTGAAAGTGGCTTTGATTTAGGGAAAACGGAAAGTCCGATTCTTCCGATTTATATCAGAGACAACGAAAAAACTTTCCATATCACAAAAATTTTGCAGGAAGACGGTGTATTTGTGAATCCGGTTGTATCGCCAGCGGTACATACTACTGAATCACTGATTCGTTTTTCTTTGATGGCAACACATACTTTCGATCAGATTGAAGAAGCGGTTGATAAAATGACCAAAGCCTACAAACAAATATATTCCGACCCTATTATTTCTGAAAGTGTATGA